In Phocoena sinus isolate mPhoSin1 chromosome X, mPhoSin1.pri, whole genome shotgun sequence, a genomic segment contains:
- the LOC116747173 gene encoding LOW QUALITY PROTEIN: uncharacterized protein LOC116747173 (The sequence of the model RefSeq protein was modified relative to this genomic sequence to represent the inferred CDS: substituted 1 base at 1 genomic stop codon), whose product MGQTMTTPLSLTLSHWTEVRARAHNLSVEVRKGKWQTLCTSEWPTFQTGWPPEGSFLLDKVGLVKSRVFNTGPHGHPDQIPYILVWEDLVLSPPPWVRPFVSSTGTSACAPAQSEILALKKTPDTEKSSAAPDPPKAIYPDLQSDLLLLDSPPPYPPALNPMSPLGPPASQPSTPVGPPVMAERGGPSAGTRSRRAVSPDSTALPLREYGPPDNHGNRPLQYWPFSSADLYNWKMHNPTFSENPQALTALIESLVFSHQPTWDDCQQLLQTLLTTEERQRVLLEARKNVLGANGQPTQLPNEIDAGFPLVRPNWDFNTLEGKEHLKMYRQALVAGLHGAARRPTNLAKVREVTQGPQESPTVFLERLMEAFRRFTPYDPTSEEHKATIAMAFIDQAAPDIRKKLQRLDGLQGFSLQDLVKEADKVYNKRETEEEREERKQKEQEAREVRRDKRQERHLSKILATVVRGGNSRDRNRQEGRTMDRRRPLDKDQCAYCKEKGHWARECPKKRNGGRPTRDKILTLEEEDXGSQGSDPLPEPRVTLKVEGEPVQFLVDTGAQHSVLLHSKGPLSTKRSWVQGATGNKQYSWTTRRTVDLGVGRVTHSFLVIPECPYPLLGRDLLSKVGAQIHFQPEGPTITDNQGRLLQILTMKLEDEHRIYETPSPPQADMQDWMTRFPQAWAETAGMGMAKYRPPVVVELKTTATPVTVRQYPMSKEARDGIRPQIQRLLELGILVRCQSAWNTPLLPVKKPGTNNYRPVQDLREVNKRVMDLHPTVPNPYNLLSTLPPQHTWYTVLDLKDAFFCLRLSSLSQPYFAFEWKDPASGMSGQLTWTRLPQGFKNSPTIFDEALHQDLASYRESNPQVTLLQYVDDILLAAETQEDCIKGTERLLTELGTLGYRASAKKAQICQRQVSYLGYLLKGGQRWLSESRKDTVARIPAPKSPKQVREFLGTAGFCRLWIPGFAELAAPLYPLTKNGIPFAWGDKEQRAFDRIKRALLSAPALGLPDVTKPFHLYVAENKGIAKGVLTQKLGPWNRPVAYLSKKLDPVAAGWPACLKLIAAVAALVKDADKLTLGQNLTITAPHALENVIRQPPDRWLTNARMTHYQTLLLNSDRIKFTSATGLNPATLLIDTFSGWVKAFPTKKETATVVAKKILEEIFPRFGAPKVIGSDNGPAFVAQVSQGVAKYLGTDWKLHCAYRPQSSGQVERMNRTLKETLTKLSIETGGTDWTVLLPLALFRARNTPSRYYLTPFEILYGAPPPLFTLREKLSPDCQNNTDLCARLLGLQLVQKEVWSQLAEAYRPGTPAEAHPFQVGDSVYVRRHRTQTLEPRWKGPYIVLLTTPTAIKVDGIAAWIHASHVKAAPASATSEWRAQKTSNPLKL is encoded by the exons atgggacaaactatgacgactcctctttctcttaccctaagccactggaccgaagttagggctagggcccacaacctttcggtagaagtaaggaaaggaaaatggcaaacgctgtgtacctctgagtggcctacatttcagacagggtggccacccgaaggatcttttttgttagataaggttgggctagtcaagtctagggtctttaacacaggaccccacggacacccagaccagataccatatatcttggtctgggaagatctagttctctccccgcctccgtgggtccggccctttgtttcctcaacaggcacgtctgcatgcgctccagcacaatcggagatattggccctgaagaaaaccccagacacggaaaagtcatctgctgccccggacccgccaaaggcgatatatcctgacctgcagtctgatttgcttcttctagattccccacctccttatcctccggccctaaatcccatgtcgcccctaggacccccagcttcacaaccctccacaccagtagggccacctgttatggcggaaagggggggtccctcggcgggcaccagaagccggagggctgtttccccggattctactgctttaccccttagagaatatggcccccccgataaccacgggaataggccccttcaatactggcccttttcctccgcagatctttataattggaagatgcataaccctactttctctgaaaacccacaggctcttactgctctaatagagtctcttgtcttctcccaccaacccacctgggatgattgtcaacagctcctccagactctcctcacaactgaggagaggcaacgggttctcctggaggctagaaagaatgtgttaggcgccaatggacaacctacccagttgcctaatgagattgatgccggttttccactcgtcaggccgaattgggactttaataccctggaaggtaaggagcacctgaaaatgtatcgccaggctctggtggcgggtctccatggagcggccaggcgccccacgaatttggctaaggtaagagaggtaactcaggggccccaggaatcgccaaccgtgttcctagaacgcttaatggaggcttttagacgattcactccttatgatccaacctctgaggaacataaggccaccatagcaatggcctttattgaccaggcggcccctgatattagaaagaagttacaaaggctggatggcctacaaggtttctcccttcaggacttagtaaaagaggcagataaggtatataataagagggagacagaggaagaaagggaagaaagaaagcagaaggaacaagaggctcgtgaggtaagacgagataagaggcaagaaagacatttgagtaagatactggccactgtagtcagaggaggaaacagtagagacagaaatagacaggaagggcgaacaatggatagaaggcggccattagacaaggaccaatgtgcctactgtaaagaaaaaggtcattgggcaagagaatgccctaaaaaaaggaacgggggaaggccaaccagagataaaatcttaacattggaagaggaagattagggaagtcagggctcggaccctctccccgagcccagggtaactcttaaagtggagggggaacccgtccagttcttggtggacaccggagcccagcactcagtcctccttcattcaaagggccccctttcaactaaaaggtcatgggtccagggggccactggaaataagcagtactcatggaccacccgaaggacagtagatcttggggtgggacgagtaacccactcattcttggtcatacctgagtgcccataccctctgctaggtagagacttactctctaaggtgggggcccaaatccactttcaaccagaagggcccaccataactgacaaccaagggagattactccaaatcttgaccatgaaactggaagatgaacacaggatatatgaaacaccctcgcctccacaagctgacatgcaggattggatgactaggtttccacaggcttgggcagaaactgccggtatgggaatggcaaaatatcggccccctgtggtggtagaacttaaaacaaccgccaccccagtaacggtccgccaataccccatgagtaaagaagcccgagatggcatccgtcctcaaatacaaaggttactggaattagggatcctggtaaggtgccaatctgcatggaatacccctcttttgccagttaaaaagccaggaactaataattaccgaccggtacaagacctacgagaggtaaataagcgggtgatggacctccaccccacggtacccaacccctacaatctcttaagtactcttccacctcagcacacttggtacactgttttggatcttaaagatgctttcttctgcctgagactttcttctctcagtcagccttactttgccttcgagtggaaggatccagcctctgggatgtcaggccagctgacatggactcgcctgccacaaggattcaagaactcccccaccatttttgatgaggctctccaccaggatttggcatcttatagagaatccaatccccaggtaactctacttcaatatgtcgatgatattcttttagctgctgaaacccaagaagactgcatcaagggaaccgagaggctgttaacagaactgggaacattgggatatcgggcttcagcaaagaaagcacaaatatgtcaacgacaggttagttacctggggtacttgttaaaaggaggacagagatggctttcggaaagcaggaaagacactgttgcccggataccggcccccaagagtcccaaacaagttagggaatttttggggacggccggattttgtaggctatggattccggggtttgctgaattagcagcccctttatatcccctgaccaaaaatggcatcccttttgcttggggtgataaagaacaacgggcttttgaccgaattaaacgagccctactatcagccccggctctgggactaccagatgttactaagccttttcatctgtacgtggccgagaataaaggcatcgcaaagggagtactaactcagaaactgggcccctggaatcgcccggttgcgtacctatcaaagaaattggatcctgtggcagcaggatggcccgcctgtttaaaattaatcgccgcggtggccgctttggtcaaagatgctgacaaactgactttggggcagaacctaacgataacagccccccatgcattagaaaatgtaattcgccagccacccgacagatggctaacaaatgccaggatgactcattaccaaaccctgctgttaaactcagatcgtattaagtttacctcagccacaggactcaacccggccaccttgcta atagataccttctcaggatgggtaaaagctttcccgacgaagaaggagacagctactgtggtggccaaaaagatcttagaagaaattttcccccggttcggggcaccaaaggtaataggatcagataatggtcccgccttcgtcgcccaggtaagtcagggtgtggccaaatacctggggactgattggaaattacattgtgcctatagaccccagagttcaggacaggtagagagaatgaatagaactctaaaagagaccctaactaaattgtccatagagactggcggtacagattggacggtgctccttcccttagccctgttccgggctagaaataccccctcccgctattatcttactccatttgaaatactatacggggccccacctcctctttttacgctaagggagaaattaagtcctgactgccagaataacactgacttatgtgctaggctgttgggactccagttggtccaaaaggaggtgtggtcccagctggcagaggcttaccgaccaggaacaccagcagaggctcatcccttccaagtcggagattccgtgtacgtccgtcggcaccgaacccagactctagagcctcggtggaaaggaccatacatcgtcctgctcaccacccccacggctataaaggtagacggcatcgctgcgtggatccacgcttcacacgtgaaggccgcaccagcatctgcaacatcggaatggcgagcccaaaagaccagcaacccgctcaagctc